One stretch of Serinicoccus hydrothermalis DNA includes these proteins:
- a CDS encoding DegV family protein yields the protein MDVALLTDSASCLPPGQQAGAPLRVLPLHVMVEGRRGDSREVTQAEVVDVLRAGRERISTSRVSPGEFVAGYRELVAETGCRRIVSVHLSGRLSGTVEAAGLAAQEVADEVEVRVVDSRTVGLPLGWAALDAAALARAGATVEEVERLVRERAGGARAWFYVDSLEHLRRGGRLGRAQAVLGSALAIKPLLGVDDGEVVLAERVRTRGRALARLADLAVEAAEQVRAAGGGPRVGVHELGAEEAAAELAAGLGERVGVEVQVAPLDPGIGVHTGPGTLGVVVAAGG from the coding sequence GCCGCTGCACGTCATGGTGGAGGGGCGTCGCGGCGACTCCCGCGAGGTGACGCAGGCCGAGGTGGTCGACGTGCTCCGCGCCGGGCGCGAGCGCATCTCGACGAGCCGGGTCTCCCCGGGCGAGTTCGTCGCGGGCTACCGCGAGCTGGTCGCGGAGACGGGGTGCCGCCGGATCGTCTCGGTGCACCTGTCGGGCCGGCTCAGCGGGACCGTGGAGGCGGCCGGGCTCGCCGCCCAGGAGGTGGCCGACGAGGTCGAGGTGCGGGTGGTCGACTCCCGCACCGTCGGGCTGCCGCTCGGGTGGGCGGCGCTCGACGCCGCCGCGCTGGCGCGGGCCGGGGCGACCGTGGAGGAGGTGGAGCGTCTTGTCCGGGAACGGGCGGGTGGGGCGCGCGCGTGGTTCTACGTCGACAGCCTGGAGCACCTGCGGCGGGGCGGTCGGCTGGGCCGGGCGCAGGCCGTCCTCGGCTCCGCGCTCGCGATCAAGCCGCTGCTGGGTGTGGACGACGGCGAGGTGGTGCTCGCCGAGCGGGTGCGCACCCGCGGCCGTGCGCTGGCCCGGTTGGCCGACCTCGCGGTGGAGGCGGCCGAGCAGGTGCGTGCGGCCGGCGGTGGGCCCCGGGTCGGGGTGCATGAGCTGGGCGCAGAGGAGGCCGCCGCGGAGCTCGCGGCCGGGCTGGGCGAGCGGGTCGGGGTCGAGGTGCAGGTGGCGCCGCTCGACCCGGGGATCGGCGTGCACACCGGTCCGGGCACGCTGGGCGTCGTGGTGGCCGCCGGCGGCTGA
- a CDS encoding response regulator transcription factor, which yields MKPAPTLARLDGTPVRVLVVDDEEHLTELLSMALRYEGWEVRTAGTGMDAVRVARELAPDAVVLDMMLPDFDGLEVLRRMRAVEPDVPVLFLTAKDAVEDRVAGLTAGGDDYVTKPFSLEEVVARVRALIRRTAVVAQEPSSVLAVGDLTLDEDSHEVVRAGTEISLTATEFELLRFLMRNPRRVLSKAQILDRVWNYDFGGQANIVELYISYLRKKIDHDREPMIHTMRGAGYVLKPAAGS from the coding sequence ATGAAGCCCGCCCCGACCCTCGCCCGCCTCGACGGGACACCCGTGCGGGTCCTCGTCGTCGACGACGAGGAGCACCTGACCGAGCTGCTGTCGATGGCCCTGCGCTACGAGGGCTGGGAGGTGCGGACCGCCGGCACCGGGATGGACGCGGTGCGCGTCGCCCGCGAGCTGGCCCCCGACGCCGTGGTGCTCGACATGATGCTGCCCGACTTCGACGGCCTGGAGGTGCTGCGGCGGATGCGGGCGGTCGAGCCCGACGTCCCCGTGCTCTTCCTCACGGCCAAGGACGCCGTGGAGGACCGGGTGGCCGGTCTGACGGCCGGGGGCGACGACTACGTCACGAAGCCGTTCAGCCTCGAGGAGGTGGTCGCGCGGGTGCGCGCGCTCATCCGGCGCACCGCCGTCGTCGCCCAGGAGCCCAGCTCGGTGCTCGCCGTCGGGGATCTCACCCTCGACGAGGACAGCCACGAGGTCGTCCGGGCCGGGACCGAGATCTCGCTGACGGCCACCGAGTTCGAGCTGCTGCGCTTCCTCATGCGCAACCCGCGCCGGGTGCTGTCCAAGGCGCAGATCCTGGACCGGGTGTGGAACTACGACTTCGGCGGGCAGGCCAACATCGTCGAGCTCTACATCTCCTACCTGCGCAAGAAGATCGACCACGACCGCGAGCCGATGATCCACACCATGCGGGGCGCCGGCTACGTCCTCAAGCCGGCCGCGGGCTCCTGA
- a CDS encoding ComEC/Rec2 family competence protein has product MRGGRTDGAPERAAETEPASGPETEPEPDSEPGPESGPEPETEPEPDSELDPEPPHDLRLLLPALAAWAVLVAVLVGPRWVPPLVAVVSLVAALLLGLLAGRPSGRTGRRPSGWRQQLALSAAAIALVVGATSLHTAVARAGPVAGWAQDRAVTTARVLVTTEPRLIARADERDPLVVLEGRVVQASARGETTRPATPVVVMATAGQGWTDGAVAWRSVVEVSGRWGPGRPGERAVAVLVQRGPPTVVSPPPALLRGVDHVRASFREAVDPLPTDARGLVPGLVIGDSSLTPPDLTQAMRDTGMTHLSAVSGSNVAIVVGGVALLVVRAGLPRRWRLPVVLAGLVCFVLLCRPEPSVLRAGVMGAIALVALAGGRRRTSLPLLGGAVLVLLCLDPWLARSYGFALSTLATLGLVLWARPWGLAMAAVLPGWAGLAARAAAVPLAAQVICAPVIVLLQGDITTVAVLANLLAAPLVPPTTILGLLAAVLAPVSTVLGSAVAWAAAVPAWAIGRIARVCARAPLGSLEWWDGALGAWALAVLTVLLLVTGRRWLRLGRRRPWAAVALAAVVLASALPVPGLRGWPPPGWVVAGCDVGQGDAFVVRTAPGHALLVDTGPDPTAVRTCLHDLEVGTVDLLVLTHFHTDHVAGLPGVLGGTQVEQVLVTPVRDPPEVAAATLGLLAAEGIPVHQARVGDRWDVGAARATVLWPSATPPVAGSAANNASIVLDVDVGGTALLLTGDLEPESARQVRESTQGRDYDVLKVAHHGSAAQDERLVLGADPEVALIGVGADNDFGHPSPSALSLLSQAGAVVLRTDLHGDVAVVRDTRSRLVPHARE; this is encoded by the coding sequence ATGAGGGGTGGCCGTACGGACGGTGCCCCAGAGAGGGCGGCGGAGACGGAGCCCGCCTCGGGGCCGGAGACCGAGCCCGAGCCTGACTCGGAGCCGGGGCCGGAGTCGGGGCCGGAGCCGGAGACCGAGCCGGAGCCGGACTCGGAGCTGGACCCCGAGCCGCCGCACGACCTGCGGCTGTTGCTGCCCGCGCTGGCCGCCTGGGCCGTGCTGGTGGCCGTCCTCGTCGGCCCACGGTGGGTGCCGCCGCTCGTCGCCGTGGTGTCGCTGGTCGCCGCGCTGCTCCTCGGTCTCCTCGCGGGCCGCCCGTCCGGCCGGACGGGCCGGCGACCGTCCGGGTGGCGCCAACAGCTCGCCCTGTCGGCCGCCGCGATCGCGCTGGTCGTCGGTGCGACAAGCCTGCACACGGCGGTGGCGCGGGCGGGCCCGGTCGCCGGCTGGGCGCAGGACAGAGCGGTCACCACCGCCCGGGTGCTGGTCACCACCGAGCCCCGGCTGATCGCGCGGGCCGACGAGCGCGATCCCCTCGTCGTGCTGGAGGGACGCGTGGTGCAGGCCTCCGCCCGCGGCGAGACCACCCGACCGGCCACGCCGGTGGTCGTCATGGCCACCGCCGGGCAGGGGTGGACCGACGGGGCGGTGGCCTGGCGCAGCGTGGTGGAGGTCTCGGGCCGGTGGGGGCCCGGACGACCGGGCGAGCGCGCGGTCGCCGTGCTCGTGCAGCGCGGTCCGCCCACCGTCGTCAGCCCGCCCCCGGCGCTGCTGCGAGGGGTGGACCACGTGCGGGCGAGCTTCCGCGAGGCCGTCGACCCGCTGCCGACCGATGCCCGGGGCCTCGTGCCCGGGCTCGTCATCGGCGACAGCTCGCTCACGCCACCCGACCTGACCCAGGCCATGCGCGACACCGGCATGACGCACCTCTCCGCCGTGAGCGGCAGCAATGTGGCGATCGTCGTGGGCGGCGTGGCCCTGCTCGTCGTGCGCGCCGGGTTGCCGCGCCGGTGGCGGCTTCCGGTCGTCCTGGCCGGGCTCGTCTGCTTCGTCCTGCTGTGCCGGCCCGAGCCGTCGGTCCTGCGGGCCGGGGTGATGGGAGCGATCGCCCTGGTGGCGCTCGCCGGTGGACGCCGCCGGACGAGCCTGCCGCTGCTCGGGGGAGCCGTGCTCGTGCTGCTGTGCCTCGACCCCTGGCTGGCCCGGTCCTACGGCTTCGCACTCTCGACCCTGGCCACGCTCGGGCTGGTGCTCTGGGCGCGTCCCTGGGGCCTGGCCATGGCGGCCGTCCTCCCGGGGTGGGCGGGGCTGGCGGCGCGGGCCGCGGCGGTGCCGCTGGCGGCGCAGGTGATCTGCGCCCCGGTCATCGTGCTGCTGCAGGGAGACATCACGACCGTCGCCGTCCTCGCCAACCTGCTGGCGGCCCCGCTGGTCCCGCCCACGACCATCCTCGGGCTGCTCGCGGCGGTGCTGGCGCCCGTCTCGACCGTGCTGGGCAGCGCCGTCGCCTGGGCAGCGGCGGTGCCCGCCTGGGCCATCGGCCGGATCGCCCGGGTCTGCGCCCGTGCGCCCCTGGGCAGCCTCGAGTGGTGGGACGGCGCGCTGGGGGCGTGGGCCCTCGCCGTCCTCACCGTCCTGCTCCTGGTCACCGGCCGGCGCTGGCTCCGTCTCGGCAGGCGCCGCCCGTGGGCAGCGGTGGCCCTGGCTGCCGTCGTACTCGCCTCGGCGCTTCCCGTGCCCGGTCTGCGCGGCTGGCCCCCACCGGGATGGGTGGTGGCCGGGTGCGACGTCGGCCAGGGGGACGCCTTCGTCGTCCGCACCGCACCCGGGCACGCCCTGCTGGTGGACACCGGTCCGGACCCCACGGCGGTGAGGACCTGCCTGCACGACCTCGAGGTCGGGACGGTCGACCTGCTGGTCCTCACCCACTTCCACACCGACCACGTCGCGGGGCTCCCCGGGGTGCTCGGCGGGACCCAGGTCGAGCAGGTCCTGGTCACGCCGGTGCGGGACCCACCCGAGGTGGCCGCGGCGACCCTGGGGCTGCTGGCGGCGGAGGGCATACCCGTGCACCAGGCCCGGGTGGGGGACCGGTGGGACGTCGGCGCCGCCCGGGCGACGGTGCTCTGGCCCTCGGCGACGCCACCGGTCGCCGGGTCGGCCGCCAACAACGCCAGCATCGTCCTGGACGTCGACGTCGGGGGCACCGCGCTGCTGCTCACCGGCGACCTGGAGCCGGAGAGCGCCCGGCAGGTGCGCGAGTCCACGCAGGGGCGGGACTACGACGTGCTCAAGGTCGCGCACCACGGGTCGGCGGCCCAGGACGAGCGGCTGGTCCTGGGTGCGGATCCCGAGGTCGCCCTCATCGGTGTCGGGGCGGACAACGACTTCGGGCACCCGAGCCCGAGCGCGCTCAGCCTCCTGTCGCAGGCCGGGGCGGTGGTGCTGCGCACCGACCTGCACGGCGACGTCGCGGTGGTCCGCGACACCCGCAGCCGGCTGGTGCCGCACGCCCGGGAGTGA
- a CDS encoding patatin-like phospholipase family protein, protein MLPAHLHPHPGPPPGDPALAQLEAARATAHHGPSARRPRRGAALCLSGGGFRASLFHLGAVRRLDELGVLGSLRTISAVSGGAVLANLLLHPELEWPDADAGGGRVGGLEELVAQPLLALTRRNLRTPALLSKVRPSGWGRPDASVHVLADELERAIPWWGTDLREHRRTGGPVVLTGATEIGYGVSWLFADPHSVGPRGRVGDHRLGHAAPPPGLRLVDAVAASCAYPPFLGPLELDGADLGLTGGSAEPDEPEEVRAAIRRRIQLVDGGVYDNLALEPVWTDHATVLVSDGGAVFRGQAAGSVLARLWRLLSIASSGGQTARLRWLRASFAAGTVAGATWSLESPADLRRGTGAPSGPVLDGYAPEVLGAIHRVRTDLDAFSAQEQMVLCRYGYLVADASIRRHSPQAIRLDAPLRPPHPQVAAASDVMTALRDSGRITALGRR, encoded by the coding sequence GTGCTCCCCGCGCACCTGCACCCGCACCCCGGGCCACCGCCCGGCGACCCGGCGCTGGCCCAGCTGGAGGCGGCCCGGGCCACGGCCCACCACGGGCCGTCGGCGCGGCGCCCGAGGCGGGGCGCTGCCCTGTGCCTGTCCGGCGGGGGCTTCCGGGCCTCGCTGTTCCACCTCGGCGCCGTCCGGCGGCTCGACGAGCTGGGGGTCCTCGGGTCGCTGCGCACCATCAGCGCGGTCTCCGGCGGCGCGGTGCTCGCCAACCTGCTGCTCCACCCCGAGCTGGAGTGGCCCGACGCCGACGCCGGCGGCGGGCGCGTCGGTGGGCTGGAGGAGCTCGTCGCCCAGCCGCTGCTCGCGCTGACCCGCCGCAACCTGCGCACCCCCGCGCTGCTGTCCAAGGTCCGGCCGAGCGGCTGGGGCCGCCCCGACGCGAGCGTGCACGTGCTCGCCGACGAGCTCGAACGGGCGATCCCCTGGTGGGGCACCGACCTGCGCGAGCACCGCCGCACGGGCGGCCCGGTGGTGCTCACCGGGGCCACCGAGATCGGCTACGGCGTCTCCTGGCTCTTCGCCGACCCGCACTCGGTCGGGCCGCGGGGACGGGTCGGAGACCACCGGCTCGGGCACGCCGCCCCGCCCCCGGGGCTGCGGCTGGTGGACGCGGTGGCCGCCTCCTGCGCATACCCGCCCTTCTTGGGCCCGCTCGAGCTCGACGGTGCCGACCTCGGTCTCACCGGTGGTTCCGCCGAGCCGGACGAGCCGGAGGAGGTCCGCGCCGCGATCCGGCGCCGGATCCAGCTCGTGGACGGCGGGGTCTACGACAACCTGGCCCTGGAACCGGTCTGGACCGACCACGCGACGGTGCTGGTCAGCGACGGGGGAGCGGTCTTCCGCGGGCAGGCCGCCGGGTCGGTGCTCGCCCGGCTGTGGCGGCTGCTGTCCATCGCCTCGAGCGGCGGCCAGACGGCGCGGCTGCGCTGGCTGCGCGCGAGCTTCGCGGCAGGCACGGTGGCCGGCGCGACGTGGTCGCTGGAGTCGCCCGCCGACCTGCGTCGCGGCACCGGTGCCCCGTCCGGCCCGGTGCTCGACGGGTATGCCCCGGAGGTGCTCGGGGCGATCCACCGGGTGCGCACGGACCTGGACGCCTTCAGCGCGCAGGAGCAGATGGTGCTGTGCCGGTACGGCTACCTCGTGGCCGACGCCTCGATCCGTCGGCACAGCCCCCAGGCGATCCGCCTCGACGCCCCGCTGCGACCGCCGCACCCGCAGGTCGCCGCTGCCTCGGACGTCATGACCGCGCTGCGGGACTCCGGCCGCATCACCGCCCTCGGGCGACGGTGA
- a CDS encoding NAD(P)-dependent oxidoreductase codes for MDERLASMRLVVFGSSGPTGRHVDQQALDAGHQVTAVTRRPEHFPVGDHDGEAVRVVGADVADAEAVTDAVEGGDAVISTYGVPYSRRRVTVYSTGARHILAAMSRHGVDRLVCVSSTTVADRPVPGETWAWRRVVEPLLLRRVLGRTLYDDMERMERLVRDSPVRWTIVRPAGLYDADGPGEFEVGPPRLQGRFTSRADLARTLVTEATGDEHPRATVDVVSRGTPPSPLNFLREVTKIGRQGGGSQGGSRLG; via the coding sequence ATGGATGAGAGGCTGGCCAGCATGCGCCTGGTGGTCTTCGGCAGCAGCGGCCCCACGGGCCGCCACGTGGACCAGCAGGCCCTCGACGCCGGCCACCAGGTCACCGCTGTCACGCGGCGACCGGAGCACTTCCCGGTCGGTGACCACGACGGCGAGGCCGTGCGGGTGGTCGGCGCCGACGTGGCCGACGCCGAAGCAGTGACTGACGCGGTCGAGGGTGGTGATGCGGTGATCTCGACCTACGGGGTGCCGTACTCGCGCCGGCGGGTCACGGTCTACTCCACCGGGGCACGCCACATCCTCGCCGCGATGTCCCGGCACGGCGTCGACCGACTTGTGTGCGTCAGCAGCACCACCGTCGCGGACCGCCCGGTGCCCGGCGAGACGTGGGCCTGGCGCAGGGTGGTCGAGCCGCTCCTGCTGCGGCGGGTGCTCGGGCGCACGCTCTACGACGACATGGAGCGGATGGAGCGACTCGTCCGCGACAGCCCGGTGCGGTGGACGATCGTCCGTCCCGCGGGTCTCTACGACGCCGACGGGCCGGGCGAGTTCGAGGTCGGGCCTCCGCGGCTGCAGGGGCGATTCACCTCGCGTGCCGACCTCGCCCGGACCCTGGTGACCGAGGCCACGGGCGACGAGCACCCCCGGGCCACGGTCGACGTCGTCAGCCGCGGCACGCCGCCCTCGCCGCTGAACTTCCTGCGTGAGGTCACCAAGATCGGTCGCCAGGGCGGAGGGAGCCAGGGCGGCAGCAGGCTGGGCTGA
- a CDS encoding helix-hairpin-helix domain-containing protein, with product MGDEDAHAGRHRTGRLPTAEEPAGQAEQADLLLGRLVAVPGAGRMAQIGVGARAVGGMVLVAALVLAVLGGRWWWVEQRATAVPMATGAAEVASATVAPTAGAASLGATGEVPQPGDGQPGEGQPGEAKAAQVGETGAPATEGPLLVHVIGEVAAPGVVEVEAGSRVVDAVDAAGGLTSEADPGSVNLARAVVDGEQVWIGAPGEEPPPGWVAGVPVTGTGALGSSGTGGAPGSGTGQEQSSTPVVDLNAATQAELEELPGIGPVTAGRILEWREEHGRFTAVAELLEVSGIGDRTLEDLEPHVTVG from the coding sequence ATGGGGGACGAGGACGCGCACGCAGGGCGCCACCGGACGGGCCGTCTGCCGACGGCCGAGGAGCCCGCCGGGCAGGCGGAGCAGGCTGACCTCCTGCTGGGCCGGCTCGTCGCCGTTCCCGGGGCGGGCCGGATGGCCCAGATCGGTGTCGGGGCCCGGGCGGTCGGCGGCATGGTGCTCGTCGCGGCGCTGGTGCTGGCCGTGCTCGGCGGGCGCTGGTGGTGGGTCGAGCAGCGCGCGACGGCCGTGCCCATGGCCACGGGGGCCGCGGAGGTGGCGTCCGCGACCGTCGCGCCGACGGCAGGTGCGGCATCGCTCGGCGCGACGGGAGAGGTGCCGCAGCCGGGCGACGGGCAGCCGGGCGAGGGGCAGCCCGGCGAGGCGAAGGCCGCGCAGGTCGGTGAGACCGGCGCACCCGCGACGGAGGGGCCGCTGCTCGTGCACGTCATCGGCGAGGTCGCCGCCCCCGGGGTGGTGGAGGTGGAGGCCGGCTCGCGGGTGGTGGACGCGGTGGACGCCGCCGGCGGGCTCACGAGCGAGGCCGACCCGGGCTCGGTCAACCTGGCTCGCGCCGTCGTCGACGGGGAGCAGGTGTGGATCGGGGCGCCGGGGGAGGAACCTCCGCCGGGCTGGGTGGCGGGCGTTCCCGTCACCGGGACCGGCGCCCTCGGGTCGAGCGGGACGGGCGGCGCACCGGGGTCGGGGACGGGCCAGGAGCAGTCGTCGACACCGGTCGTCGACCTCAACGCCGCGACCCAGGCCGAGCTCGAAGAACTGCCCGGGATCGGCCCGGTCACCGCCGGGCGCATCCTGGAGTGGCGCGAGGAGCACGGTCGTTTCACCGCGGTCGCCGAGCTGCTGGAGGTGAGCGGCATCGGCGACCGCACGCTGGAGGACCTCGAGCCGCACGTCACCGTCGGATGA
- a CDS encoding LysR family transcriptional regulator, with amino-acid sequence MFDAAGLRVMRAIADEGSFTAAAASLGYTQPAVSQMVRRLEQRAGTALVERIGRTVRLTEAGQLLATRAAEILDRIDEAEAEVIAIAGLKAGRVRLMAFPSSSATLVPRALAELRRSHPAVTVQFSEAEPPESLTAVRAGAVDLAVAFAYEGTDAGRGEDDLDGLVVMDVLDDPVMLVLPADHPLAGQDEVHLADLSADRWIAGCPRCRGHLLTLADHAGFSPDVTFETEDYVAVLGLVAAGLGVALVPQLILSTVSHPEVVIRPVSPPSRRTVQVVTTPDLQRVPAVAATLDALCHSARELGGSPCAHIVARA; translated from the coding sequence ATGTTCGACGCCGCAGGGCTGCGCGTGATGCGGGCCATCGCCGACGAGGGGTCCTTCACGGCCGCCGCGGCCTCCCTGGGCTACACCCAGCCGGCGGTCTCCCAGATGGTCCGCCGCCTCGAGCAGCGCGCGGGCACGGCGCTGGTGGAGCGCATCGGCCGCACCGTGCGGCTCACCGAGGCCGGCCAGCTGCTCGCGACCCGGGCCGCGGAGATCCTGGACCGCATCGACGAGGCCGAGGCCGAGGTCATCGCCATCGCCGGGCTCAAGGCGGGCCGGGTGCGGCTCATGGCCTTCCCCTCCTCGTCCGCGACCCTCGTGCCGCGCGCCCTGGCCGAGCTGCGGCGCAGCCACCCCGCGGTGACGGTGCAGTTCAGCGAGGCGGAGCCGCCGGAGTCGCTGACCGCCGTGCGGGCCGGTGCCGTGGACCTCGCGGTGGCCTTCGCCTACGAGGGCACCGACGCCGGGCGGGGCGAGGACGACCTTGACGGTCTGGTGGTCATGGACGTGCTCGACGACCCGGTGATGCTCGTCCTGCCGGCTGACCACCCGCTCGCGGGACAGGACGAGGTGCACCTGGCCGACCTGTCGGCCGACCGCTGGATCGCGGGCTGCCCCCGGTGCCGGGGCCACCTGCTGACGCTCGCCGACCACGCCGGCTTCAGCCCGGACGTCACCTTCGAGACCGAGGACTACGTCGCGGTGCTCGGCCTCGTGGCCGCCGGGCTCGGTGTGGCCCTGGTCCCGCAGCTCATCCTCTCGACGGTCTCGCACCCGGAGGTCGTCATCCGGCCGGTGTCCCCGCCCTCCCGGCGCACCGTGCAGGTCGTCACGACACCGGACCTGCAGCGTGTCCCCGCGGTGGCCGCGACCCTCGATGCGCTGTGCCACAGCGCCCGCGAGCTGGGTGGCTCGCCGTGCGCGCACATCGTCGCCCGCGCCTGA